In one Fusarium keratoplasticum isolate Fu6.1 chromosome 5, whole genome shotgun sequence genomic region, the following are encoded:
- a CDS encoding Helo-like-N domain-containing protein: MTRWPPDPRERLMADPLSVVSGLLAIVTATIQSSKMLYQTVKSLRDHPRSVRQLRDELDALGGVLQSLEASAGHEPSILVPLKLPLEQCTKACVDFQALIVRCTRHSEGQGNMSFRDWAKLRYMDNDINGFTAMLAGYKSTIAIALADANLRSSTVTLQVLNEYKDMIRDTKQDLENRLEEITI; the protein is encoded by the exons ATGACGAGGTGGCCACCTGACCCACGAGAAAGGCTAATGGCGGATCCGCTTAGTGTTGTTTCCGGGCTTTTGGCCATCGTCACTGCTACAATACAGTCAAGCAAGATGCTTTACCAGACTGTCAAGAGTCTTAGGGACCACCCTCGCTCTGTTCGGCAGCTGAGAGATGAGCTCGACGCTCTTGGTGGTGTCCTCCAGTCCCTGGAGGCTTCTGCCGGACACGAACCTTCTATCCTCGTTCCGCTGAAGCTTCCACTCGAGCAGTGTACCAAGGCATGCGTGGATTTCCAGGCGCTAATAGTCAGATGCACTAGACATTCTGAGGGGCAGGGAAACATGAGCTTCAGAGACTGGGCAAAGCTCAGATACATGGACAATGACATTAATGGCTTCACGGCTATGCTGGCTGGGTATAAATCTACCATTGCCATCGCCTTGGCGGATGCAAACCT GCGTTCGAGCACGGTGACCCTTCAAGTCCTAAATGAATACAAAGATATGATTCGAGATACGAAGCAAGACCTCGAGAACCGCCTCGAGGAGATCAC GATCTGA